A single genomic interval of Asterias amurensis chromosome 1, ASM3211899v1 harbors:
- the LOC139945525 gene encoding uncharacterized protein — protein MASFCGHLSVFIPICLQWLAWVVTAQQKNIPVWTWLDGSMLVNQSSTLTRHTTGKQYPGSRVDSAVWTDTDTGVMWMFGGRVGSGSPALNELWRYSMSSGDWTNIKHDREHQWPQSRYAAAVCGVPGSFLVVHGGAESAVNLLSDTWLYHLHNESWTLLQESSDPGAQTNRLHWCTRNALWLLTLKETTIDPDTMWRYSLMNYEWEQVSADFDDVLSRQTHVVGQRYGSTTWVVNDTELYLLGARPSDSGHNEEERCQGKKQECALWRFSTVSNKWRRVSFNYTNTRAGEVVDSDLIEFTATPGCPAKGASWQDTDGNLWLQDSSAGMDTCEKKQHARSDLWMFDLQHNRWEHFKSLLSPQYQLGYEIIQGMSDVRNHPAPRAYCASWSWNNTYYLFGGLARNGSNGALNDLWSFQLVGVDSLEGRPTSTMAISPVGVFFLSLGALCFLALLVFSIIFFSKCSTGPRLKPPNHFGDKIRYSPVETDEVFIT, from the exons ATGGCTTCATTCTGCGGACATTTGTCAGTGTTTATACCCATTTGTCTGCAGTGGTTGGCGTGGGTCGTAACGGCTCAGCAGAAAAATATTCCAG TTTGGACATGGTTGGATGGTTCAATGCTCGTCAATCAATCAAGCACGCTGACACGTCACACAACGGGGAAGCAGTACCCAGGAAGCAGGGTCGACAGTGCTGTATGGACGGACACCGACACTGGGGTAATGTGGATGTTCGGTGGGAGGGTGGGGAGTGGATCGCCCGCTCTGAATGAGCTATGGAGGTACTCCATGTCGTCAGGGGATTGGACGAACATCAAACATGATCGGGAACATCAATGGCCGCAATCTCGCTACGCCGCAGCTGTATGCGGAGTGCCGGGTTCCTTCCTTGTGGTTCATGGAGGAGCGGAATCAGCAGTGAATCTCTTAAGCGACACGTGGTTGTATCATCTGCATAATGAGTCGTGGACGTTATTGCAGGAGAGCTCCGACCCAGGCGCTCAAACCAACAGACTGCATTGGTGTACGCGGAACGCGTTGTGGTTGCTGACCTTGAAAGAAACAACTATTGATCCAGACACTATGTGGAGATATTCACTCATGAACTACGAGTGGGAACAAGTCAGTGCTGACTTTGATGATGTTCTAAGTAGACAAACTCATGTAGTTGGACAGAGATACGGGTCGACCACTTGGGTAGTGAACGACACGGAGTTATACCTTTTAGGAGCGAGACCCTCTGATAGCGGACATAATGAAGAGGAGAGATGTCAGGGGAAGAAACAGGAGTGCGCCCTCTGGAGATTCTCAACCGTTTCAAATAAGTGGAGGCGGGTTAGCTTTAATTATACGAACACAAGAGCAGGGGAGGTTGTCGACAGTGATTTGATCGAGTTTACTGCGACACCAGGCTGCCCTGCCAAAGGCGCCTCTTGGCAAGACACAGACGGCAACCTGTGGCTGCAGGATAGCTCCGCAGGTATGGACACCTGTGAGAAAAAACAGCATGCTAGATCAGACTTATGGATGTTTGATCTACAACACAACAGGTGGGAACATTTCAAGAGCCTACTGTCACCTCAGTACCAACTCGGTTATGAAATCATCCAGGGAATGAGTGATGTTCGCAACCACCCCGCCCCACGTGCCTACTGTGCCAGCTGGTCCTGGAACAAcacttattatttattcggcggGCTCGCGAGAAACGGGAGCAACGGCGCCCTCAATGATCTGTGGAGTTTCCAGTTGGTAGGCGTGGACAGCCTTGAGGGAAGACCAACTAGTACGATGGCCATCTCACCCGTTGGTGTCTTTTTCCTCTCCCTCGGTGCCCTATGTTTCTTAGCCTTGCTTGTATTCAGTATAATattcttttcaaaatgttccACGGGGCCGAGGTTGAAACCGCCAAACCATTTTGGCGATAAGATTCGCTATTCTCCTGTTGAGACTGATGAGGTGTTTATCACATAG
- the LOC139939425 gene encoding uncharacterized protein, producing the protein MSTPRPYPRYHSPDYANQLARISRALTGTDDVEMFKNRLRCEEFGCGELERKSVLVLLNDLHRRRKITPDKPHVLVQILRDIGKTELIREEFPEFYVADPTVSDKDLDWLASQMGPEWESFARQQLEIPQSSIDQCKANVYPVNVQQQIFKVLAEWKRRQGLDATYDAMGNKLHQFDDFQRLWHEWNERLHPN; encoded by the exons ATGTCAACACCACGGCCTTATCCAAGGTATCACTCACCGGATTATGCAAATCAACTGGCTAGGATCAGCCGTGCTCTAACCGGCACCGACGACGTAGAGATGTTCAAAAACAGGTTAAGATGCGAAGAGTTCGGGTGTGGGGAGCTCGAGAGAAAAAGTGTCCTCGTGTTGTTGAATGATCTTCACAGGCGAAGGAAGATCACGCCAGATAAGCCGCACGTTCTTGTGCAGATTCTGAGAGACATTGGGAAGACTGAGTTGATCCGGGAAGAATTTCCAGAATTTTACGTAGCAG ACCCAACTGTCAGCGACAAGGACCTTGATTGGTTGGCTTCGCAAATGGGTCCCGAGTGGGAATCTTTCGCAAGACAACAACTGGAGATACCACAAAGTAGTATCGACCAGTGTAAGGCTAATGTTTACCCGGTCAACGTGCAACAACAAATATTCAAGGTACTGGCCGAATGGAAACGCCGACAGGGCCTAGATGCCACCTACGATGCCATGGGAAATAAACTTCATCAGTTTGACGATTTTCAGAGACTGTGGCATGAATGGAATGAAAGACTGCATCCCAATTAA